The following DNA comes from Pseudodesulfovibrio alkaliphilus.
TGCGGTAGCGCTGACGCTCTTCCTGGGCGGCCTTGGCTACCTGATTTTTTCCGGCCTGACCCAGGACAGCATGTATTTCCTCAACGTGTCCGAGGCCCTGGCCGTGGAACCTGGGGAGGTGCGTCAGGCGCGTCTGTTCGGCAAGGTCTCGCCCGAGGGACTGGTGCTCGACCCGGACAACCTCGGTGCGGCCTTCAACCTCATCGACAAGATGGACCCGACCAAGATCCTGCGCGTGGAGTACCGGGGAGCGCTGCCCGACACCTTCAAGGAGGATGTCGAGGTCATCGTGGAAGGCGGACTCGACCCTGCCGCCACGGTGTTCACGGCCCGGACCCTGGTGACCAAATGTCCCTCCAAGTACGAGGAGGAGAGCCGCCAGATGGAGCAGGCCAAAGGCTGATCCCCGCCGGGTACCGGGGCCGCCTGAGCGCCGCGGCCACGGCCGCCTCCCGCAGCTTGCGGACGGGGGAAAATGGGGTATGCCCCAAAGCGGCTCCGGGGGTAAGGCAAT
Coding sequences within:
- a CDS encoding cytochrome c maturation protein CcmE yields the protein MAKKSNKTVYAVALTLFLGGLGYLIFSGLTQDSMYFLNVSEALAVEPGEVRQARLFGKVSPEGLVLDPDNLGAAFNLIDKMDPTKILRVEYRGALPDTFKEDVEVIVEGGLDPAATVFTARTLVTKCPSKYEEESRQMEQAKG